From the genome of Delphinus delphis chromosome 8, mDelDel1.2, whole genome shotgun sequence, one region includes:
- the TMEM80 gene encoding transmembrane protein 80 isoform X1, with translation MSPGGEPQPHPGAHRSPARCGGTRRGVKGSQAGGCRQVPGLDPRVCRASGQVAEQPLLSTLPSYLVLDLTLLFLMGILEAIRLYFGTKGNLMEAEVPLAASLVLTVGGALLSVYFLLWQTLVLWADSALSAVLLALHGLEAVLQAVAIAGFEG, from the exons ATGTCCCCTGGGGgggagccccagccccaccccggaGCCCACAGGAGCCCTGCCAGGTGTGGTGGCACCAGGAGGGGTGTCAAAGGAAGCCAGGCAGGGGGCTGTCGGCAGGTGCCTGGGCTGGACCCACGTGTTTGCAGGGCCTCTGGACAGGTGGCGGAGCAGCCCCTTCTGTCCACTCTCCCCAG TTACCTGGTCCTCGACCTGACTCTGCTCTTTCTGATGGGGATTCTGGAAGCAATTCGGTTATACTTCG GCACCAAGGGCAACCTGATGGAAGCCGAGGTACCGCTGGCCGCCAGCCTGGTCCTCACGGTGGGCGGTGCCCTGCTGTCCGTCTACTTCCTGCTCTGGCAGACCCTGGTGCTGTGGGCAGACTCGGCCCTCAGCGCCGTGCTCCTGGCGCTCCACGGCCTGGAGGCCGTCCTGCAGGCGGTGGCCATCGCCGGCTTCGAGGGCTAG
- the TMEM80 gene encoding transmembrane protein 80 isoform X2, with protein sequence MAASRRGTASSTVLSSLPLQMLLYLSGMYYALYFLATLLLAVYKSQVFTYPHSYLVLDLTLLFLMGILEAIRLYFGTKGNLMEAEVPLAASLVLTVGGALLSVYFLLWQTLVLWADSALSAVLLALHGLEAVLQAVAIAGFEG encoded by the exons ATGGCGGCCTCGCGGCGAG GGACAGCTTCCTCCACGGTG CTCTCATCGCTCCCTCTTCAGATGCTGCTCTATCTGAGTGGAATGTACTATGCCCTTTATTTCCTAGCTACGCTCCTGCTGGCCGTGTATAAAA GCCAGGTTTTCACTTACCCTCACAGTTACCTGGTCCTCGACCTGACTCTGCTCTTTCTGATGGGGATTCTGGAAGCAATTCGGTTATACTTCG GCACCAAGGGCAACCTGATGGAAGCCGAGGTACCGCTGGCCGCCAGCCTGGTCCTCACGGTGGGCGGTGCCCTGCTGTCCGTCTACTTCCTGCTCTGGCAGACCCTGGTGCTGTGGGCAGACTCGGCCCTCAGCGCCGTGCTCCTGGCGCTCCACGGCCTGGAGGCCGTCCTGCAGGCGGTGGCCATCGCCGGCTTCGAGGGCTAG
- the TMEM80 gene encoding transmembrane protein 80 isoform X4, with the protein MLLYLSGMYYALYFLATLLLAVYKSQVFTYPHSYLVLDLTLLFLMGILEAIRLYFGTKGNLMEAEVPLAASLVLTVGGALLSVYFLLWQTLVLWADSALSAVLLALHGLEAVLQAVAIAGFEG; encoded by the exons ATGCTGCTCTATCTGAGTGGAATGTACTATGCCCTTTATTTCCTAGCTACGCTCCTGCTGGCCGTGTATAAAA GCCAGGTTTTCACTTACCCTCACAGTTACCTGGTCCTCGACCTGACTCTGCTCTTTCTGATGGGGATTCTGGAAGCAATTCGGTTATACTTCG GCACCAAGGGCAACCTGATGGAAGCCGAGGTACCGCTGGCCGCCAGCCTGGTCCTCACGGTGGGCGGTGCCCTGCTGTCCGTCTACTTCCTGCTCTGGCAGACCCTGGTGCTGTGGGCAGACTCGGCCCTCAGCGCCGTGCTCCTGGCGCTCCACGGCCTGGAGGCCGTCCTGCAGGCGGTGGCCATCGCCGGCTTCGAGGGCTAG
- the TMEM80 gene encoding transmembrane protein 80 isoform X3 — protein sequence MCPQGTASSTVLSSLPLQMLLYLSGMYYALYFLATLLLAVYKSQVFTYPHSYLVLDLTLLFLMGILEAIRLYFGTKGNLMEAEVPLAASLVLTVGGALLSVYFLLWQTLVLWADSALSAVLLALHGLEAVLQAVAIAGFEG from the exons ATGTGTCCACAAG GGACAGCTTCCTCCACGGTG CTCTCATCGCTCCCTCTTCAGATGCTGCTCTATCTGAGTGGAATGTACTATGCCCTTTATTTCCTAGCTACGCTCCTGCTGGCCGTGTATAAAA GCCAGGTTTTCACTTACCCTCACAGTTACCTGGTCCTCGACCTGACTCTGCTCTTTCTGATGGGGATTCTGGAAGCAATTCGGTTATACTTCG GCACCAAGGGCAACCTGATGGAAGCCGAGGTACCGCTGGCCGCCAGCCTGGTCCTCACGGTGGGCGGTGCCCTGCTGTCCGTCTACTTCCTGCTCTGGCAGACCCTGGTGCTGTGGGCAGACTCGGCCCTCAGCGCCGTGCTCCTGGCGCTCCACGGCCTGGAGGCCGTCCTGCAGGCGGTGGCCATCGCCGGCTTCGAGGGCTAG